The Blautia obeum ATCC 29174 region GCCAGCGAGAGGATTATGGAGAAGAAGGAGTTTTGAGACACTATAAACATTGATTTTTGGATACTTTAGAAGAAAAACTAATTCCGCTCTTAAAATAATTAACTGGAACATTTCGTTTAAATGCGTTATCCTGTAAAAAGAGAATTTATATCTGTGATATATAAGAAACAGGAGGATCGCTTATGGAAAAAAATCAGATTTTTATAAAAACTGGTACAAAATACAAAAAAATGACCAGGGAACTTCTGGAAGAGAGCAATCTCGCAGAACTGATTGGTGATAAGAATAAAATGGTAGGTATCAAACCTAATCTGGTATCCCCATCAGATCCGGCAAATGGAGGAACAACACATCCGGAAATCGTGGCGGGAATCCTGGAATATCTGAAAGAAAACGGTTTCAAAAACAGTATGATCCTCGAGGGTTCCTGGGTAGGCGACCGTACTGCAGATGCATTCGAAGTGTGCGGTTACCGGCAGCTTTGTGAGGACTATGATGTGGAGTTTTATGATACGCAGAAAGACAAAAGCTATACAAAAGACTGCTGCGGTCTGGAACTGAAAATCTGTGAGAGCGTGAAAAAAGTAGATTTCCTGATCAATGTGCCAGTCATGAAAGGACATTGTCAGACAAAGATTACCTGTGCCCTTAAGAATATGAAGGGATTGATTCCGAACACAGAAAAACGCCATTTTCACTCTATGGGACTACACAAACCGATCGCGCACTTAAATGTTGGTATCCATCAGGATTTTATTGTAGTTGACAATATTTGTGGTGACCTGGATTTTGAGGATGGTGGAAATCCGGTGGTGATGAACCGTATCTGGACTGCCATGGACCCGGTGCTGGTAGATGCGTATGTCTGTCAGCAACTCCATTACAAAGTATCTGATGTTCCATATGTAAAACTTGCCGGTGAGCTTGGCGTTGGTTGCTCTGATATTACTAAAGCAGATATTCGTGTACTGGGAGAAGACATTCAGCAGAACATTCCAGAGAGACGAAAAGTGGTAGAAGTGGCAGATGCGGTAGAAGAAGTTGATTCCTGCAGCGCATGTTATGGCTATCTCATTCCGGCACTCGATATGCTGAAACAGGAGGGACTCCTCGAAAAACTTCACGAAAAAATCTGTATCGGCCAGGGATATAGAGGAAAGGCAGGCGAACTCGGCGTCGGCAACTGCACCAGAAACTTCAAACACCACGCAGAAGGCTGTCCACCAACCGAAAACCAAATCTACGAATTCCTGAAAGAATATATCTCTAAATAAAACAAGTGGGGGAATGTGCGTTCCCCCACTTTGCTATTTCTTCGCAGCGGCCTCCTTGATAATCTGTATAATTGCATCCTGGCTGAATTTACTGCTGTCGATACACAGATCGTACTGTCCCATGTCCATCCATTTCTGATCGGTAAAGAATTCATAATAAGCACGACGTTCTTTATCCATCCTTTTTACCAGTTTCCGTGCACTCTTTTCTTCACGGTCAAGACGTTCCATGATGGTTTTTACACGCGTTTCAAATGGCGCATAGATAAAAATATGGAGTGTATCATCGCCTGTCAGAATGTGATTTGCACACCGGCCGACAATGACACAATCTTCTCTGTCACTCAGCGAAAGAATGATCTCTCTTTGAATACCAAAAAGAACGTCATTCATCGGAATAGGGTAGCGATCGACCCCAATCTGAAGTTCGTTGTCAATTGGAAATCCCCACGGGCTCGGACGCTTTTCATCAACTTCTGCAAACTGATCGAGAGGAACATTTTTCTTATTGCTGGCCATTTCGATCAGTTCCCTGTCATAAAAACCAATTCCCATTTCATTAGCAAGGGCTTTTCCGATGATTCGTCCATTGCTTCCATACATACGATTGATTGTGATAATACGTTTATTCATACAGGTTCCTCCTCTCGAAATATACATTTTTTATTTGTCTCTATCATAGTACAATTTTTGGATAATTTCAATAAAAATATTAAATAAAATAAAAATAATATATATAATATTAACATATCAATCGAGGCACTTCGTTATACAGGATAAAATATAGTTTCTGTCGAGAAAGAACATTTACAGTGGAAAACGGTCGAACGAATTTTCTTGACTGAAAAGATGGCAAAAAGCTATAATATTC contains the following coding sequences:
- a CDS encoding DUF362 domain-containing protein, producing the protein MEKNQIFIKTGTKYKKMTRELLEESNLAELIGDKNKMVGIKPNLVSPSDPANGGTTHPEIVAGILEYLKENGFKNSMILEGSWVGDRTADAFEVCGYRQLCEDYDVEFYDTQKDKSYTKDCCGLELKICESVKKVDFLINVPVMKGHCQTKITCALKNMKGLIPNTEKRHFHSMGLHKPIAHLNVGIHQDFIVVDNICGDLDFEDGGNPVVMNRIWTAMDPVLVDAYVCQQLHYKVSDVPYVKLAGELGVGCSDITKADIRVLGEDIQQNIPERRKVVEVADAVEEVDSCSACYGYLIPALDMLKQEGLLEKLHEKICIGQGYRGKAGELGVGNCTRNFKHHAEGCPPTENQIYEFLKEYISK
- a CDS encoding AAA family ATPase; its protein translation is MNKRIITINRMYGSNGRIIGKALANEMGIGFYDRELIEMASNKKNVPLDQFAEVDEKRPSPWGFPIDNELQIGVDRYPIPMNDVLFGIQREIILSLSDREDCVIVGRCANHILTGDDTLHIFIYAPFETRVKTIMERLDREEKSARKLVKRMDKERRAYYEFFTDQKWMDMGQYDLCIDSSKFSQDAIIQIIKEAAAKK